The Falsibacillus albus genome has a window encoding:
- a CDS encoding MFS transporter, translating into MKKSTSIWQDRNFIKYFTANALSNLGNWFDFVAVLILFRYSWKADPMLIALIPIMYAIPSILLGQFAGVFADRRNKLRILVHSDWIRACLTLLLVFTSSPLLALPVLLLRNTVGVVSQPAQQGLMRNIVDEEDIMKAVTINGSLFQLVKVVGPLIGGSVAGIFSPGFSIVLNAASFVLSGFILTRIHLINTTFKEKKILSDTKPLSFFTSWKEGWKIVFTSRILCASILFGILTTMTIQMIDAQFVTLFSVVFPNKAELTGWVISAIGIGSLLIVLFLNRMKHIRKYGWFFGTGTMLLGIMTGGFGFLADYSFIVLAICLAFIGGIGNGVTFTAINYLIQKEPPKAAIGRVSGIMDSTLSILFIIGPLLGGFMINQFGVLAAFRFIGICLTLIGMAGVLLQKLIWKQNESTILKGSEPLHEEKSFG; encoded by the coding sequence ATGAAGAAAAGCACTTCTATTTGGCAAGACCGAAATTTCATCAAATACTTTACGGCAAATGCACTATCAAATCTGGGAAACTGGTTTGATTTCGTCGCCGTGCTGATTTTGTTCCGATATAGCTGGAAGGCAGATCCGATGCTGATTGCCCTCATCCCGATCATGTACGCCATTCCGAGCATTCTATTAGGGCAGTTCGCAGGTGTATTCGCAGATCGGAGAAATAAACTGAGGATCCTTGTCCATTCGGATTGGATCCGGGCATGTTTGACGCTGCTGCTAGTATTCACCTCTTCCCCACTGCTTGCGCTGCCTGTCCTTCTGCTCCGCAACACGGTGGGCGTAGTGAGCCAGCCCGCGCAGCAAGGATTGATGAGAAACATCGTGGACGAAGAGGACATTATGAAGGCCGTGACAATCAACGGGAGTCTATTTCAGCTGGTGAAGGTGGTGGGACCGCTGATCGGCGGTTCGGTAGCGGGGATCTTTTCCCCCGGATTCTCGATTGTGCTGAACGCAGCTTCTTTCGTCCTTTCCGGCTTCATCCTCACCAGGATCCATTTGATCAATACCACGTTTAAAGAAAAAAAGATACTCAGCGATACGAAACCATTAAGTTTTTTCACTTCTTGGAAAGAAGGCTGGAAAATCGTTTTCACCAGCAGGATCCTTTGTGCTAGCATTCTTTTCGGGATCCTTACAACCATGACGATCCAAATGATCGATGCCCAGTTCGTCACCTTGTTCAGTGTCGTATTCCCGAATAAGGCAGAACTGACAGGCTGGGTGATCTCAGCCATCGGCATCGGTTCCCTCCTCATCGTTCTTTTCCTCAACCGGATGAAGCATATCAGGAAGTATGGCTGGTTCTTCGGTACGGGAACCATGCTTTTAGGCATCATGACGGGGGGATTTGGTTTCCTTGCCGATTACAGCTTCATTGTGCTGGCAATCTGTCTCGCTTTTATCGGGGGAATCGGGAATGGGGTGACATTCACTGCGATCAATTATCTCATTCAAAAAGAACCGCCAAAAGCAGCGATCGGCAGGGTGTCGGGGATCATGGACTCCACCTTGAGCATCCTGTTTATCATCGGTCCCCTGCTGGGCGGCTTTATGATCAATCAGTTCGGCGTCCTGGCAGCCTTCCGATTCATCGGTATCTGCCTCACGCTCATCGGCATGGCCGGCGTACTACTGCAGAAACTCATTTGGAAACAGAATGAATCGACCATTTTAAAAGGTTCAGAGCCGCTTCATGAAGAGAAATCTTTTGGATAA
- a CDS encoding winged helix-turn-helix domain-containing protein, producing the protein METIKFFNDGCKVKYRSEEVVLLPKEFHLFQFLYEHPSRIFTRDELLDAVWPMEAPTDRTVDDHIYRVRKKLATLSSVVSIDTIRGKGYVLRLKTEHDDSPLLSDLEVSSNMKMLFHKYHLYGQGDALKLLEENQAVFGFKLDLQSQLYLNFMKGNFWWFVNSLDIPFWEKCYYFLHIYSYIETDKKKCLDYFTKALASKEMPEFHRLELRLLNRVSLMLYTNQLDEAAKLLCQSKKEIQENQLEGFLPLILLTELYLALLQNDSVIITEKMRDMEITLEKYPYSRETASFYVVKGIQALSQGKQDEAKRYFDQGFKLFREAKYIPGLLISLNTILFFLKEFQINSSLYPEYQKQLKTYDEKYRFADLKPKIGSQLDYYLK; encoded by the coding sequence ATGGAGACAATCAAGTTTTTCAACGATGGCTGTAAAGTGAAATACCGTTCCGAAGAAGTCGTTTTGTTGCCCAAGGAATTTCATTTATTTCAGTTTTTATACGAGCATCCGTCACGAATCTTTACGAGAGATGAGCTCCTTGATGCAGTTTGGCCGATGGAGGCACCAACCGACAGGACCGTCGATGACCATATTTACCGTGTCCGAAAAAAGCTCGCTACCCTCTCTTCCGTAGTCAGCATCGATACGATCAGAGGAAAAGGCTATGTGCTGCGACTCAAAACAGAGCATGATGATAGTCCCTTGTTATCGGACTTGGAAGTATCCTCTAATATGAAAATGCTCTTTCACAAATATCACCTTTATGGCCAGGGCGATGCCTTGAAGCTCCTGGAAGAAAATCAGGCGGTGTTCGGATTTAAGCTTGATTTGCAAAGCCAGCTGTACCTCAACTTCATGAAGGGGAATTTCTGGTGGTTTGTTAATTCATTGGACATTCCTTTTTGGGAAAAATGCTACTACTTCCTTCATATCTATTCCTACATTGAAACGGACAAAAAGAAATGCCTTGATTATTTCACGAAAGCCCTGGCTTCAAAAGAGATGCCGGAATTCCATCGGCTCGAACTCAGATTGCTGAACCGTGTCTCACTGATGCTGTACACAAACCAGCTGGACGAAGCGGCTAAGCTACTATGCCAATCCAAAAAGGAAATTCAGGAAAATCAGCTCGAGGGGTTCCTCCCGCTCATCCTCCTGACCGAACTCTATTTAGCTCTTCTTCAAAATGATTCGGTCATCATTACAGAAAAGATGCGGGATATGGAAATCACGCTCGAAAAATACCCCTACTCAAGGGAAACAGCCAGTTTTTATGTGGTCAAAGGAATCCAAGCCCTTTCTCAAGGGAAGCAGGACGAGGCAAAACGATATTTTGATCAAGGATTCAAATTGTTCCGAGAAGCCAAATACATCCCCGGCCTGTTAATCAGCTTGAACACCATCTTGTTCTTTTTAAAAGAATTTCAGATTAATAGCAGCTTATATCCCGAGTATCAAAAACAATTGAAGACGTACGATGAGAAATACAGATTTGCCGACCTGAAGCCCAAAATCGGGAGCCAATTGGATTATTACTTGAAATAA
- a CDS encoding TSUP family transporter: MHSHLDPSLLIILISFGFLASFVDSVVGGGGLISLPALLFTGLSPAGAVATNKLAATIGSMTSTIMFYRSGKLEMKSLSKLFPLAFIGSIFGAWTVHLMNPDVLKPLMLVMLAAVAIYTIFKKNWGDVSSPKTLAAHHFVFFMIAIFAIGFYDGFLGPGAGSFLIFSFLLIGFDFIQAAGNARFLNFASNIAALMMFILLGQVNYTYGFIMGIAQLTGAVCGSRFAIQRGSSYVRALFIAITAILLAKNVFDFIH, from the coding sequence TTGCATTCTCACCTAGATCCCTCACTTCTCATCATCTTGATTTCGTTTGGATTTTTAGCATCATTTGTTGATTCTGTTGTAGGTGGCGGCGGACTGATTTCACTTCCTGCCCTATTGTTTACCGGCCTGAGTCCAGCAGGAGCTGTTGCGACGAACAAACTGGCCGCGACGATCGGTTCGATGACAAGTACCATCATGTTTTACCGGTCGGGAAAACTTGAAATGAAATCCCTCTCCAAATTATTCCCGCTCGCTTTCATCGGCTCGATATTCGGTGCATGGACCGTCCATTTGATGAACCCTGATGTGCTAAAGCCATTGATGCTCGTCATGCTCGCAGCAGTCGCCATTTATACCATCTTCAAGAAAAATTGGGGTGATGTATCCTCACCTAAAACATTGGCTGCCCATCACTTCGTTTTTTTTATGATTGCCATCTTTGCTATCGGCTTCTATGATGGATTCCTTGGTCCTGGAGCAGGGTCATTTCTAATCTTTTCATTTTTATTGATCGGGTTCGATTTTATACAGGCTGCAGGGAATGCAAGATTTTTAAACTTTGCCAGCAATATCGCAGCGCTGATGATGTTCATCCTTTTAGGGCAAGTGAATTATACATACGGATTCATCATGGGAATCGCCCAACTGACTGGGGCGGTCTGCGGCTCAAGATTTGCGATCCAGCGCGGCAGCAGTTATGTCCGTGCCCTATTTATCGCCATAACTGCTATTTTGCTGGCAAAAAATGTTTTTGATTTTATACATTGA
- a CDS encoding VOC family protein yields MHISRLDHLVLTVKDIDAACSFYEEVLNMEVQTFLGDRKALKFGNQKINLHEYGKEFEPKAHKPLPGSADVCFITETPIEAWIEHILNKNVKIEEGPVTRTGALGKIRSIYFRDPDQNLIEVSNCEE; encoded by the coding sequence GTGCATATTTCCAGATTAGATCATTTAGTGCTTACCGTGAAAGACATTGATGCTGCCTGCTCTTTCTATGAAGAAGTGTTGAATATGGAAGTCCAGACCTTCCTGGGAGACCGGAAAGCATTGAAGTTTGGCAATCAAAAGATCAATTTGCATGAATATGGGAAGGAGTTTGAACCGAAAGCACATAAGCCTTTGCCAGGTTCGGCAGATGTATGTTTCATAACTGAAACCCCAATAGAGGCATGGATCGAACACATTTTAAACAAAAATGTAAAGATTGAAGAAGGACCAGTAACAAGAACGGGGGCATTAGGAAAAATTAGATCCATCTACTTCAGGGACCCCGATCAAAACTTAATCGAAGTTTCAAATTGCGAAGAATAG
- a CDS encoding DUF4865 family protein produces MIAMQYKVKLPKDYDMEIIKKRVQDNSHKTDGFPGLNFKLYLITETNQNENLYNCYAPLYLWNNHEGMNQFIFEGYFDNILQSFGWQQIQIGVPLTINLDENINQMKYVVELSGNISERGSLGNTPFPSATEYVKNEPIGDLLVYNPDKWGFSHFGFYQEQPQIEVSKHLTVYEVLHVSR; encoded by the coding sequence ATGATCGCAATGCAATATAAAGTGAAGCTGCCGAAGGATTATGATATGGAAATCATAAAGAAAAGGGTTCAAGACAACAGCCATAAAACCGATGGATTTCCAGGACTCAATTTTAAATTGTATTTAATCACGGAGACCAATCAGAACGAAAATCTGTATAACTGCTATGCACCGCTGTATTTGTGGAATAACCATGAAGGAATGAACCAATTCATCTTTGAGGGCTACTTTGACAACATATTGCAGTCATTTGGCTGGCAGCAGATTCAAATCGGCGTCCCGTTGACCATCAACTTGGACGAAAACATTAATCAAATGAAATACGTCGTTGAATTATCAGGGAACATTTCTGAAAGGGGTTCATTAGGGAATACGCCATTTCCTTCTGCCACTGAATATGTGAAAAATGAACCTATTGGGGACCTGCTTGTATACAATCCCGACAAATGGGGATTCAGCCATTTCGGCTTTTATCAGGAGCAGCCACAGATTGAGGTATCCAAACATTTGACAGTCTATGAGGTTTTGCATGTTTCACGATGA
- a CDS encoding MMPL family transporter, whose product MKRLLKVRWLIAAIWLAAVVFLAISRPDVGTLVREKGQPKIPDNYSSVQAKHLLNKFNDHAKSAKSMDVIVVFHEKKKMTSEQIDNVKEQVQKLKKDGDELGVIRNLNSFDQPESKNQLVSKDGTTIMDVLTVDKKDRSTNEVREDFEKELKGSDVPVYLTGNELINEDQIKTSQSGVKKTESITIILIIVILIIVFRSPITPIISLLTVGVSYIVSFILVTLLVKYMDFPFSSITQTFMILVLFGIGTDYNILLLSRYKEELSKGGGKLDAISATYRTAGKTVFFSGLAVLVGFSILVLAEFSIFRAATAVAIGVLILIVTLYSLLPIFMSIMGKWMFWPMKEARGHSENRLWGALGRFSLRRPFISIIVILLLAVPIILNYQNALSFNSLKEVDPSYESVKGFDILSDAFSPGKAMPLTVVVSSEKKMDSNDRLSDIDELTQKISEVDGVSKVYGPTRPKGEKIEQFYIQDQLGSIDQGLDKSNKGIEDISNGWKDVQKQLSSSSSDNPNAGIDKLVKSTSDMTDNLHAVSGALEKVNNGIASGAQGAEQIQGALGQLAQKSNELNDSTIQLLSSYRKLQSGYSELSTRYASFQSQFSTLKNISGQMQNSIAALKSGHPELQNDPNMRSLESNAKQLGMLSDKMAGAMKQLNTQMNTLNQSFKKADEGLTALTNGQEELSKANAKIQESSGELANGLKSGSNGQKQIVQNLGKMENGLVQINNGQKQLQDKLSGLSSQMQGLDQGLTKSIDGLNQVSSGLESTSDYFKEVEKKNVTSSVFYVPEDAKNGDFQKSLDAYMTKDRKDFKLTVELTKDPYSKEAIHVVDNIQKELNQELDSSHLKGSKTGIGGVSSINRDLDSMSSKDFSRTVMLMLIGIFLILIIILRRFWIPVFIIISLVGSYFTAISITEWIIVSLTGKEGLSWTVPFFAFIMIVALGVDYSIFLMLRYKEHENMPPKEGLLLAMKRIGGVVISAAIILCGTFAAVYPSGVPALVQIASIVIIALLLLAFGCLPIFIPALMAIQLKWTRSDTRMEDRGK is encoded by the coding sequence GTGAAGAGACTATTGAAGGTTCGTTGGTTGATTGCAGCAATTTGGCTGGCGGCCGTTGTGTTCCTGGCGATAAGCAGGCCGGATGTGGGGACGCTGGTGAGGGAAAAGGGGCAGCCGAAGATCCCCGATAATTATTCCTCTGTCCAGGCGAAGCATCTGCTCAATAAGTTCAACGATCACGCCAAGTCGGCGAAGAGCATGGATGTGATCGTCGTATTCCATGAGAAAAAGAAGATGACGTCCGAGCAGATCGACAATGTGAAGGAACAAGTGCAAAAGCTGAAGAAGGATGGCGACGAGTTAGGCGTGATCCGCAACCTGAATTCCTTCGATCAGCCGGAATCAAAGAATCAGCTTGTTTCCAAAGATGGCACGACCATCATGGATGTCCTGACTGTCGATAAAAAAGACCGAAGTACGAATGAGGTACGGGAAGATTTCGAGAAAGAACTGAAGGGAAGCGATGTCCCTGTTTATTTGACTGGGAATGAACTCATCAATGAGGATCAAATCAAAACGTCGCAAAGCGGTGTGAAAAAGACGGAATCGATCACCATCATTCTGATTATCGTGATCCTGATCATTGTTTTTCGCTCGCCGATCACGCCGATCATTTCGCTCTTGACCGTCGGTGTGTCGTATATCGTTTCGTTCATTCTCGTCACCCTGCTCGTCAAGTACATGGACTTTCCTTTCTCCTCCATCACGCAGACCTTTATGATCCTCGTCTTGTTCGGAATCGGGACGGATTATAACATTTTGCTCTTGAGTAGATATAAAGAGGAATTGAGCAAAGGCGGAGGGAAGCTTGATGCCATTTCGGCCACGTATCGGACTGCCGGGAAGACGGTCTTTTTCAGCGGGTTGGCCGTCCTGGTCGGTTTCAGCATCCTGGTCTTGGCGGAGTTCTCCATTTTCAGGGCAGCCACAGCGGTCGCGATCGGCGTGCTGATCTTGATCGTCACCTTGTACAGCCTGCTGCCGATCTTTATGTCGATCATGGGGAAATGGATGTTCTGGCCAATGAAAGAGGCGCGCGGCCACAGCGAAAATAGACTATGGGGGGCGCTCGGCCGTTTCTCGCTAAGAAGGCCATTCATTTCGATCATCGTCATTTTATTGCTGGCGGTCCCGATCATCCTGAACTATCAGAATGCTTTGTCGTTCAACAGCTTGAAGGAAGTCGATCCATCCTATGAATCCGTGAAAGGCTTCGACATCCTTTCCGACGCTTTTTCACCGGGAAAAGCGATGCCGCTCACGGTCGTCGTGTCGTCCGAAAAGAAAATGGATTCGAATGACCGGCTTTCGGACATCGATGAACTCACCCAGAAGATATCCGAGGTGGATGGAGTCTCGAAAGTGTATGGACCGACGAGGCCAAAGGGAGAAAAGATCGAACAATTTTATATCCAGGATCAGCTCGGGTCCATCGATCAAGGCCTGGACAAATCCAACAAAGGGATTGAAGATATTTCAAATGGATGGAAGGATGTCCAGAAGCAGCTTTCCTCCTCCAGTTCGGATAACCCGAATGCGGGCATCGATAAGCTCGTCAAAAGCACGTCGGACATGACGGACAACCTTCACGCGGTTTCAGGCGCTTTGGAAAAAGTAAATAACGGAATTGCGAGCGGTGCACAAGGGGCAGAACAGATTCAGGGAGCGCTGGGACAGCTTGCCCAAAAGAGCAACGAGCTGAATGATTCAACGATCCAATTGCTTTCTTCCTATCGAAAACTGCAGAGCGGCTATTCGGAGCTGTCAACCCGCTATGCAAGCTTCCAATCGCAGTTTTCAACACTGAAAAATATCTCGGGACAAATGCAGAATTCGATCGCAGCCCTTAAATCCGGGCACCCGGAGCTGCAGAATGATCCGAATATGAGGTCACTGGAGTCGAATGCAAAACAGCTGGGGATGCTGTCGGATAAAATGGCGGGGGCCATGAAGCAGCTGAACACACAAATGAATACGCTGAATCAATCGTTCAAAAAAGCGGATGAGGGACTGACAGCGCTCACAAACGGGCAGGAAGAACTCTCCAAGGCGAATGCCAAAATTCAAGAATCGAGCGGCGAACTGGCGAACGGTCTGAAATCCGGAAGCAATGGACAGAAGCAGATCGTTCAAAACCTCGGCAAAATGGAAAACGGATTGGTTCAGATCAATAACGGACAAAAGCAATTGCAGGATAAGCTGAGCGGCCTGTCTTCCCAGATGCAAGGTCTTGATCAAGGACTGACGAAAAGCATCGACGGATTGAATCAAGTGTCGAGCGGACTGGAAAGTACGTCAGATTACTTTAAAGAAGTCGAAAAGAAAAACGTCACTTCATCCGTCTTCTATGTCCCGGAGGATGCGAAAAATGGCGACTTCCAAAAGTCGCTTGACGCTTATATGACAAAGGACAGAAAAGACTTTAAGCTCACAGTGGAATTGACGAAGGACCCTTATTCCAAAGAAGCGATCCATGTGGTGGATAACATTCAAAAAGAATTGAATCAAGAACTTGATTCGAGCCACCTTAAAGGCAGCAAGACGGGGATCGGCGGCGTCTCTTCGATTAATCGCGATCTTGACAGCATGTCAAGTAAAGACTTCTCCCGCACGGTGATGCTGATGCTGATCGGGATCTTCCTGATTCTCATCATCATCTTAAGGCGATTTTGGATCCCGGTGTTTATCATCATATCACTGGTCGGGTCCTACTTTACCGCGATTTCGATCACCGAATGGATCATCGTGAGCCTAACCGGCAAAGAGGGCTTAAGCTGGACCGTCCCATTCTTTGCCTTCATCATGATCGTCGCACTCGGAGTAGACTACAGCATCTTTTTAATGCTGCGCTATAAGGAACACGAGAATATGCCGCCCAAAGAAGGGTTATTGCTCGCAATGAAACGAATTGGCGGTGTCGTCATCTCGGCTGCGATCATCCTGTGCGGTACATTCGCCGCCGTCTATCCATCCGGCGTTCCGGCACTCGTACAAATCGCATCAATCGTCATCATCGCCTTGCTCCTTTTGGCATTCGGATGTTTGCCGATTTTCATCCCGGCGCTCATGGCCATTCAATTGAAGTGGACGCGGTCCGATACGAGAATGGAGGACAGGGGGAAGTAG